A single window of Papio anubis isolate 15944 chromosome 8, Panubis1.0, whole genome shotgun sequence DNA harbors:
- the LOC101023533 gene encoding uncharacterized protein LOC101023533, with protein MVMISDDQYLYLRRFPSAAKGSSPPAVYLRSRRHLRRGAAFPPSSGPGVGGASRAEPALAAFWPTAARSAAPSPCPVQGCASPRPELTAPSLPASAAVPASLQKRGCCLKKDAVPTQRPPPPWPLPSDTSQAQSCPPRLVKLDHYTPSHALPSVKGSSRQKLDQRTFTEQIHEGKDNGYLFPKVYLADATHECIHHNPKLSSDLQGKRHTMIAVKIVSTTEAPVEFSRELLPREISIIQHYLQAPEHGGQRPGHSLSPPSPSPRVALPSQLPAPGLLPPPPTLDLPFAPGLEPNPILEPGSGTLDSSSTPLALPQGDGRCVGCRCSCMRPIRAASSCRSWWPRATC; from the exons ATGGTGATGATCAGTGATGACCAGTACCTCTACTT GAGGCGCTTCCCCAGCGCCGCCAAAGGCTCATCCCCGCCCGCCGTTTACCTGAGGAGCCGCCGCCACCTCCGCCGGGGCGCCGCCTTCCCGCCCAGCAGTGGCCCCGGAGTGGGCGGAGCCTCGCGCGCCGAGCCCGCCCTCGCTGCCTTCTGGCCAACCGCAGCCCGGAGCGCGGCA CCCTCCCCCTGCCCAGTCCAGGGCTGTGCCAGCCCCCGCCCTGAGCTCACAGCCCCATCACTCCCTGCCTCTGCCGCAGTCCCAGCAAGTCTTCAGAAGCGTGGCTGCTGCCTCAAGAAGGACGCAGTTCCCACCCAGCGCCCCCCAcctccctggcccctgccctctgACACAAGTCAGGCCCAGTCGTGCCCCCCAAGACTGGTGAAACTGGACCACTACACCCCCTCCCATGCACTGCCCTCCGTGAAGGGCAGCAGCAGGCAGAAGCTGGATCAGAGAACCTTCACAGAGCAGATACATGAGGGCAAGGACAATGGCTACCTGTTCCCCAAAGTGTACTTGGCCGATGCCACCCACGAGTGCATTCACCACAACCCCAAGCTGTCCTCCGATCTGCAGGGCAAGCGCCACACCATG ATAGCTGTCAAGATCGTCTCCACAACCGAGGCCCCGGTGGAGTTTTCCCGCGAGCTCCTGCCCCGTGAGATCTCTATCATTCAACACTACCTACAAGCACCTGAACATGGTGGGCAGAGGCCTGGACACAGCCTGTCCCCACCCTCCCCTTCCCCAAGGGTAGCTCTCCCCAGCCAGCTGCCTGCCCCAGGTCTAttgccccctccccccaccttggACCTCCCTTTCGCCCCAGGGCTGGAGCCCAACCCCATCCTGGAACCTGGATCTGGTACCCTTGACAGTTCCAGCACACCCTTGGCCCTGCCTCAGGGTGATGGCAGGTGTGTGGGCTGCAGGTGCAGCTGTATGAGACCTATCAGAGCAGCCAGCTCATGCCGGAGCTGGTGGCCCAGGGCGACCTGCTGA